The genomic region GACGAGAACCGGGCGATCATCGAGGAGGGCGGACGCCCCGCCACGGCCCATCCCATCCTCCAGGGCATCACCAAGGCCAGTCTGTCCACGGAGAGTTTCCTGTCGGCCTCCAGCTTCCAGGACACCACCCGGGTGCTGGCCCACGCCGCCGTCTCGGGCCGTCGCGATTTCCTGCGCGGTCTCAAGGAGAACGTCCTGGTCGGTCGGTTGATCCCCGCCGGCACCGGGTTGCATTCCGACGACATCTACGACGTCGGCAAGGACATCGAGCAGATCGCCCAGCATCCCGCGGAAACCGCCGAGGAAGAGGAGGCCGTCGAGGAAACTACGGGTTCGGCCCTCGAGTTCGAGGACTACGAAGGCCCCGGCGACGACGGCTCCGGCGATGAAGACGCGGAGACCGCCGAGGAAGCGGACACCGATGAGGGCGAGGCCGAAGAGCGGGAATCTCCGGCCGACCAAGACGAGGACGAGGAGGTCTTTGCCGCTGAAGACGCTCAAGCCGACGGCGAGGAAGAAGAGGCAACTCAACGCGCCGCCGAAGCCGCCGAAGCCGCCGAAGACGATTAGGCCGAAGACCATCGCCGTACGCACGGGGAGGGCCGCCGCCCTCCCCCGAACCGTTTCCAATCCATGACCGTCACTGTTCAGCGCGCCGAGTTCATCACCAGCTACGCCGACCCCGCCGGACTACCCCGGGGCGGGCCGGCGGAGATCGTCCTCGTCGGCCGCTCCAATGTCGGTAAGAGCAGTCTGGTCAATACCCTGGCCGGTCGGCGCAATCTAGCCCGCAAGAGCGCCACCCCGGGCAAGACCCGGTTGCTCAACTATTACCTCCTCGAGTTTCGTCTAGGCGGTCGACGGCGCCGGCTGCATCTCGTCGACGCCCCGGGCTACGGCTACGCCAAGGCCCCCCGCTCCGAACGCCGCCGTTTCGACGCCCTGATGACCGGTCTGTTGGACCCACAACGCGACCTCGTCGCCGGCGCCGTGCAGATCTTCGACAGCCGCCACCCCGCCCGGGACAACGACCTCGAGGCCTGGGACTGGCTGGCCGAGCAGGAGCTGCCCCGTATCGCGGTGATGACCAAGACCGACAAGCTCTCCAATAACCAGCGGGCCCGCTCCCGCAGTGCCTTCGCCAGGGCCTTGGGCCTGGAACCCCTGATTTTCTCCGCCGTCGACGGCAGCGGCCGCCACGAGTTGTGGACCGCCATGACCGGCCTGCTCGACGCCTTCACCAGCGACCCTG from Candidatus Coatesbacteria bacterium harbors:
- the ysxC gene encoding ribosome biogenesis GTP-binding protein YsxC, giving the protein MTVTVQRAEFITSYADPAGLPRGGPAEIVLVGRSNVGKSSLVNTLAGRRNLARKSATPGKTRLLNYYLLEFRLGGRRRRLHLVDAPGYGYAKAPRSERRRFDALMTGLLDPQRDLVAGAVQIFDSRHPARDNDLEAWDWLAEQELPRIAVMTKTDKLSNNQRARSRSAFARALGLEPLIFSAVDGSGRHELWTAMTGLLDAFTSDPDNAANDGDDHAET